One Vigna radiata var. radiata cultivar VC1973A unplaced genomic scaffold, Vradiata_ver6 scaffold_146, whole genome shotgun sequence genomic region harbors:
- the LOC106780105 gene encoding uncharacterized protein LOC106780105 — MSSMADAQAAGKKEVRFRSSSFSEGAVSETSFIDMLKKPVLAEVVVDSHAGSGVGSESSDAAQAGRGGKKKGKKGKQIDPSLLGFKVSSNRIMMGEIQRPED, encoded by the coding sequence ATGAGTAGCATGGCAGATGCTCAGGCTGCTGGAAAGAAGGAGGTTCGATTTAGATCTTCTTCGTTCAGTGAAGGTGCGGTGTCAGAGACATCATTTATAGACATGCTCAAAAAGCCCGTTCTTGCTGAGGTAGTGGTGGATTCGCATGCAGGCAGTGGAGTTGGGAGTGAGTCATCTGATGCAGCACAAGCAGGTAGAGGCgggaaaaagaaagggaagaaaggAAAACAGATAGATCCTTCTCTTCTTGGTTTCAAGGTCTCCAGTAACCGGATCATGATGGGTGAGATTCAACGCCCTGAAGACTGA
- the LOC106780123 gene encoding pentatricopeptide repeat-containing protein At5g14080, translating into MRSGAATFDLAKGLSKAVIAASKRKGRQCLWGSEVEETLHRLGWRQCLTPSLVANVIDPFLLSHHSLALGFFNWASQHPGFAHTPFTYHSLLKSLSHTNHFTAIYSLLKQAKALNFSIHPSLFSSIIASHIAHNRAREAFSLLGNVAPLCAEIGGPTYNSLLAALASDGCLESAYQLFEEMTQSGIGFSTLGFGVFIWRVCGEGDVERVVRLLDEVKECGSGINGSVVAVLTVHGLCRASKVSEALWMLGDLRSRGWKPDFMAYWVVAAGFRSMRNVADEVKVLKMKRKLGVAPRSSDYRDLILDLITERRMCEAKEVGEVIIGGNFPVDDDVLNALIGSVSSADPSAAIMFFNFMVEKERFPTILTVSDLCRNLCRHGKVDELLEVFRVLNSQNYFKDVEGFNVMISFLCRAGKVREGYTVLQEMKKKGFQPNVSSYNYIMEACCKEDLLRPARKLWDEMFSNGCLGNLKTYNLLIQKFCEVGQAEEAQMLFYQMLDKGVEPDVTTYTFLLEGLCQEDKLEAAFELYNKSVKQDIINAKGILSSFTSSLCRKGHHMAASKLLCSLNHDIGCAESHIILLKSLSDAQEIPIAIEHLKWVQEKSPLILRDICTALLDSLSSATCPEPMLQFLQRIQNVFDFPYFEGYV; encoded by the exons ATGAGAAGTGGAGCAGCAACATTTGATTTGGCAAAAGGGCTTAGCAAGGCAGTGATCGCAGCCTCAAAAAGGAAGGGAAGACAATGTTTGTGGGGTTCTGAAGTGGAGGAGACACTCCACAGGTTGGGTTGGCGGCAATGCCTGACCCCATCATTGGTGGCCAATGTGATTGACCCTTTCCTCCTAAGTCACCATTCTCTTGCTCTTGGCTTCTTCAATTGGGCCTCTCAGCACCCTGGCTTTGCCCACACTCCCTTTACCTACCACTCACTCCTCAAATCCCTCTCTCACACCAACCACTTCACTGCCATTTATTCACTCCTCAAACAAGCCAAAGCTCTCAACTTTTCCATCCACCCGTCTCTTTTCAGCTCCATCATAGCATCCCATATTGCCCACAACCGTGCTCGCGAAGCCTTTTCGCTCTTGGGTAATGTTGCTCCCCTTTGTGCCGAAATTGGAGGGCCCACTTATAACTCGCTCTTGGCTGCCCTTGCCTCTGATGGGTGTTTGGAAAGTGCGTACCAGCTGTTTGAGGAAATGACTCAGAGTGGTATTGGTTTCAGCACACTGGGATTTGGGGTATTTATTTGGCGGGTTTGTGGAGAGGGTGATGTGGAAAGGGTGGTGAGGTTGTTGGATGAGGTTAAGGAATGTGGTTCTGGGATTAATGGTTCTGTTGTGGCGGTTTTGACTGTTCATGGGTTGTGTCGGGCTTCTAAGGTATCGGAGGCTTTGTGGATGTTGGGTGATCTCAGGAGTAGGGGTTGGAAACCCGATTTCATGGCTTACTGGGTTGTTGCCGCAGGGTTCCGGTCAATGAGGAATGTGGCTGATGAAGTGAAAGTtttgaagatgaagaggaagtTAGGGGTGGCTCCTAGAAGCAGTGATTACAGGGACTTGATACTTGACTTGATTACGGAGAGAAGGATGTGTGAAGCAAAAGAAGTTGGGGAGGTTATAATTGGTGGTAATTTTCCTGTTGATGATGACGTTCTCAATGCATTGATAGGATCGGTATCAAGTGCAGATCCTAGTGCTGCTataatgtttttcaatttcatggTTGAGAAAGAGAGGTTCCCAACTATTTTGACTGTCAGTGATTTGTGTAGGAATCTGTGTAGGCATGGCAAGGTTGATGAGTTATTGGAGGTGTTCCGTGTTTTGAATTCTCAAAACTACTTCAAAGATGTGGAGGGTTTCAATGTAATGATTTCATTTTTGTGCAGGGCTGGGAAAGTGAGAGAAGGCTATACTGTTCTGCaggagatgaagaagaaagggtTCCAACCCAATGTCTCGTCCTATAATTACATAATGGAAGCGTGTTGTAAGGAGGATCTACTGCGTCCTGCGAGGAAGCTCTGGGATGAGATGTTCTCGAACGGCTGTTTGGGGAATTTGAAAACATACAACCTTCTTATACAAAAATTTTGTGAAGTGGGACAAGCTGAAGAGGCTCAAATGCTCTTTTACCAGATGTTAGACAAGGGAGTGGAACCTGATGTTACCACTTACACTTTTCTTCTAGAAGGACTCTGCCAAGAAGACAAACTAGAAGCAGCTTTTGAGCTCTATAACAAGTCTGTCAAACAGGACATAATCAATGCAAAAGGCATATTGAGCTCCTTTACATCATCACTATGCAGGAAAG GTCATCATATGGCTGCATCCAAATTACTTTGTAGTCTCAATCATGATATAGGATGTGCAGAATCCcatataattttgttgaaaagtttgtcaGATGCACAAGAGATTCCAATTGCCATTGAGCATTTGAAGTGGGTTCAGGAAAAATCACCTTTGATACTAAGAGATATATGTACTGCACTTTTGGATTCTCTTTCTTCTGCTACATGCCCAGAGCCCATGTTACAGTTCCTTCAAAGAATacaaaatgtgtttgatttcCCATACTTCGAAGGATATGTGTGA
- the LOC106780095 gene encoding ACT domain-containing protein ACR6-like produces MDDEYAKLIRRMNPPRVVIDNNACENATVIQVDSVNKHGILLDVVQVISDMNLVITKAYISSDGVWFMDVFNVIDRNGNKIRDKEVIDYIQRRIENNPSFAPSLRESVGVVPTEEHTVIELTGTDRPGLLSEICAVLTDLHCNVATAEIWTHNTRAAAVVHVTDDSSGCAIKDPSRLSTIRDLLSNVLRGSNDPKTARTTLSPPGVTNRDRRLHQIMFADRDYERIEREGRGGLGDRDKRPLPHVTVVDCVEKDYTVVTMRAKDRPKLLFDIVCTLTDMQYVVFHGVVKTLRTEAFQEFYIRHVDGFPISLEAERERLVQCLEAAIERRASEGMELELCTKDRVGLLSDITRIFRENSLCIKRAEISTEEGMARDTFYVTDVTGNPVDPKIIDSIRRQIGDKVLNVKHSSSISPKAPQPTTIGFLLGNFFKARSFQNFKLIRSYS; encoded by the exons ATGGATGATGAATATGCTAAGCTTATAAGAAGGATGAACCCACCAAG GGTTGTGATTGACAACAATGCCTGTGAAAACGCAACTGTTATTCAG GTTGACAGTGTCAACAAACATGGGATTCTCTTGGATGTTGTCCAAGTTATTTCAGATATGAACCTTGTAATAACAAAGGCCTACATCTCCTCTGATGGGGTGTGGTTCATGGATG TGTTTAATGTGATTGATCGTAATGGAAACAAGATCAGAGATAAGGAAGTCATTGATTATATTCAAAGG AGAATTGAAAACAATCCGAGCTTTGCACCCTCACTGAGAGAGTCTGTTGGAGTTGTACCTACTGAAGAGCATACTGTAATTGAACTCACCGGCACAGACAGACCTGGGTTACTATCTGAAATCTGTGCAGTTCTCACGGACCTTCACTGTAATGTGGCGACTGCTGAGATATGGACACACAATACTAGAGCTGCAGCTGTAGTTCATGTGACAGATGATTCCAGCGGCTGTGCCATCAAGGATCCGTCTCGCCTCTCTACAATAAGGGATTTGCTATCTAATGTTCTTAGGGGAAGCAATGATCCAAAGACAGCAAGGACAACACTTTCACCCCCTGGAGTTACAAACAGGGACAGAAGATTACATCAGATTATGTTTGCTGATAGGGACTATGAGAGGATTGAAAGAGAAGGACGAGGGGGACTCGGAGATAGAGACAAACGCCCTCTCCCTCATGTAACCGTTGTAGATTGTGTTGAGAAGGATTACACTGTGGTTACCATGAGAGCAAAAGATCGACCAAAGTTGTTGTTTGATATTGTTTGCACTTTAACTGACATGCAGTATGTAGTTTTTCATGGTGTTGTCAAGACATTACGGACAGAAGCTTTTCAG GAGTTTTATATTCGTCATGTGGATGGCTTTCCCATTAGTTTAGAGGCTGAACGTGAACGACTGGTGCAGTGTCTTGAAGCAGCAATTGAAAGGCGAGCATCTGAG GGAATGGAGCTGGAGTTGTGCACAAAAGATCGTGTAGGACTTCTTTCAGATATCACAAGAATATTTCGAGAGAACAGTTTGTGTATCAAAAGAGCAGAAATATCAACAGAAGAAGGAATGGCAAGAGATACTTTTTACGTTACAGATGTTACTGGTAACCCAGTTGACCCCAAGATTATAGATTCAATTCGCAGACAGATTGGTGACAAAGTACTGAACGTAAAGCATAGTTCTAGTATTTCACCAAAGGCCCCTCAACCCACAACAATTGGATTTCTCTTAGGAAATTTTTTCAAAGCTCGATCTTTTCAGAATTTTAAGCTGATCAGATCTTATTCTTGA